One segment of Chlamydiota bacterium DNA contains the following:
- the acpS gene encoding Holo-[acyl-carrier-protein] synthase, with product MTLVGIGTDLVEISRFQKALDRQGFAFIETILTQDEIAYCQKFNDPLPHFAVRFAAKEAIVKALGTGFRNGLNFQDITIKNDENGKPECFFSEKLKKQFPNIEMLLSLSHTDNYSLAMATCTLKE from the coding sequence ATGACACTCGTTGGCATTGGCACAGATCTTGTAGAAATCTCACGTTTTCAAAAGGCGCTCGACAGGCAAGGATTTGCCTTTATCGAAACGATTCTTACACAAGATGAAATCGCCTACTGTCAAAAATTCAACGATCCCCTCCCCCACTTTGCTGTGCGCTTTGCTGCCAAAGAAGCTATTGTCAAAGCCCTTGGCACAGGTTTTCGCAATGGATTAAATTTTCAAGATATTACCATCAAAAATGATGAAAATGGAAAACCTGAGTGTTTTTTTTCTGAAAAACTTAAAAAACAATTTCCCAATATAGAAATGCTTCTTTCTCTTTCTCACACAGATAATTACAGCTTAGCTATGGCCACATGCACCCTAAAAGAATAA